The Ovis aries strain OAR_USU_Benz2616 breed Rambouillet chromosome 11, ARS-UI_Ramb_v3.0, whole genome shotgun sequence genome window below encodes:
- the EME1 gene encoding crossover junction endonuclease EME1, translating into MAVKKSSLSLDSSESDSEELPTFAFLKNKPSSVKRRQPQEDEKIVVVDISDSEASCPSPKLKDPPLVPEAAETVIQTEPVSVLSSGSENEEEFMPLAERLICKFLTHKQLSPEKSSSPFERVLDHQNNERVSRDWQKQPFTKIRDIPLCGTSERHASSNKDPVVDNPCHQLPAYQTTCTVQSNSLTITKTNAEVPLPQKRRKYSQKVQKSSAQGCQQWGRASQKESTQRQQERKKKTALVNRLKAQRPEECLKHIIVLLDPALLQMGGGGQLLGALQSMDCCCVIEAQAVPCSLTWRRRAGPSEDGEEGWVEEPMVLVLLLAEVFMSMIYHFKQGSLGSTEEGKQTLRSFVTDITARTAGKDLSLVIVDPEKHFSAPNPLRRKQRVASREQAKEKKKQQKQPEASAVPMATRVAMEEALVDLQLHTEAQAQIVQSWKELADLACAFTKAVAEAPFKKLRDQTSFSFCLESDWAGGAKVDRSGRGLALVWRRQIQQLNRVSLEMASAIVDAYPSPRILIQAYKRCFSEQERQNLLADLKVRRGEGVTATSRRVGPELSRRIYLQMTALQPDLSLDSAD; encoded by the exons AAGATTGTAGTGGTTGACATCTCAGATTCTGAGGCCTCCTGTCCGTCACCAAAATTGAAAGATCCACCACTTGTTCCAGAGGCCGCTGAAACTGTCATACAAACAGAGCCAGTCAGTGTGCTaagcagtggaagtgagaatgaGGAGGAATTTATGCCCCTGGCTGAGAGGCTTATTTGTAAGTTTTTGACTCACAAACAGCTGAGCCCTGAAAAATCCAGCTCCCCATTTGAAAGGGTTTTGGATCATCAAAATAATGAAAGAGTATCACGTGACTGGCAAAAACAGCCATTTACAAAGATCCGTGATATTCCTCTCTGTGGTACCTCAGAGAGGCATGCATCAAGTAACAAGGACCCTGTGGTAGACAATCCATGCCATCAGCTGCCAGCCTACCAAACTACCTGCACCGTCCAGAGCAACAGCTTGACAATAACCAAAACAAATGCTGAGGTGCCCCTGCCTCAGAAGAGACGCAAGTATAGTCAGAAGGTCCAGAAGAGCAGCGCACAGGGATGCCAGCAGTGGGGACGAGCAAGCCAGAAGGAGAGCACCCAGAGGcaacaggaaaggaagaagaagacaGCCCTGGTTAACAGGCTGAAAGCTCAGAGGCCAGAGGAGTGCTTAAAGCACATCATTGTGCTGCTGGATCCAG CGCTCTTACAGATGGGAGGTGGGGGTCAGCTCCTTGgagccctgcagtccatggattgtTGCTGTGTGATAGAGGCGCAGGCTGTGCCTTGCAGCCTCACGTGGAGGAGAAGGGCTGGGCCCTCTGAG GATGGCGAGGAGGGCTGGGTGGAGGAGCCCATGGTTCTGGTGCTGCTCCTGGCAGAGGTGTTTATGTCCATGATCTACCACTTCAAGCAG GGAAGTCTGGGCAGCACTGAGGAAGGAAAGCAAACACTTCGGAGCTTTGTGACTGACATCACAGCGAGGACAGCTGGGAAAGATCTGTCCCTGGTGATTGTGGATCCAGAGAAGCACTTCAG CGCTCCGAATCCTCTAAGAAGGAAACAGAGAGTGGCAAGTAGAGAGCAGGCCAAGGAGAAGAAGAAGCAACAGAAACAACCAGAGGCCAGCGCAGTGCCCATGGCGACCAGGGTAGCTATGGAAGAG GCACTGGTAGATCTGCAGCTGCACACAGAAGCCCAGGCTCAAATTGTGCAGAGCTGGAAAGAGCTGGCCGACTTGGCATGCGCGTTCACAAAGGCCGTGGCTGAAGCGCCCTTCAA GAAGCTCCGAGATCAAACTAGtttctccttctgcctggagAGTGACTGGGCTGGAGGGGCCAAGGTGGACCGCTCTGGCAGGGGGCTTGCACTGGTCTGGAGGAGACAGATTCAGCAGCTGAACCGGGTCAGCCTGGAGATGGCCAGTGCCATTGTGGACGCCTATCCCTCCCCACGGATCCTGATCCAG GCTTATAAGCGGTGTTTTTCTGAGCAAGAACGCCAGAATTTGCTCGCAGACTTAAAGGTGCGCCGTGGGGAAGGCGTGACAGCCACCTCGCGCCGTGTTGGACCAGAGCTGTCCAGGCGTATCTACCTTCAGATGACAGCTTTGCAGCCAGATCTCTCCTTAGACAGTGCAGACTGA